One genomic region from Streptomyces sp. NBC_01431 encodes:
- a CDS encoding ABC transporter ATP-binding protein: MARRLPQLVRRALALAWRVDRRAVLLLLCCQAVSGFFEAFGLLATTRTITALIASGDITERVREALPSVAVLAAAAGLRALLGIVVVNISGRLSPRISREAEMQMLAAAVRAELSAYDQPGFNDKREAADRGAEVAQQLLTDSQDLMACVASLVAAAGVVTVLHPALLPLLLLAALPQGIAGVKAARVHYEASRAMSAERRTLSLLRWFVIDKDTADQLRSCTMAQFLLDRYRAIGQRVDAATDKAVHQGARYSVLGALAGGVAAGVVWGALAWLLASGRMSVASAGTAVFALRTVGSSLRGVVGYGTRLFRTGLYLDDWAEFIEEAGGHRMERGPLEPPAPDVVRAESLTFRYPGSEQPALEKVTLEVRKGEVLALVGENGSGKTTLSKLLTGLYLPSEGAVTWDGVALDQCDPLALWRQTAVVPQDFAHWPMSARDNITLGQPHGGDEAVRRAATHSGAAEVVDGLRSGLDTLLAREWFGGVELSGGQWQRIAIARAFHRPAGLLVMDEPTSALDARAEHRIFTGLRRVARDRAVVLVTHRLANVAVADRIVVLDRGRVVQAGTFAELVAQDGLFRELWRLQNDRGVPGPRQGGAGGG; the protein is encoded by the coding sequence ATGGCGCGGCGTCTGCCCCAGCTGGTGCGCAGGGCGCTGGCGCTGGCTTGGCGGGTGGACCGGCGGGCGGTGCTCCTGCTGCTGTGCTGCCAGGCGGTGTCGGGGTTCTTCGAGGCGTTCGGGCTGCTCGCGACGACGCGTACGATCACCGCGCTGATCGCGAGCGGCGACATCACCGAGCGGGTGCGCGAGGCGCTGCCGTCGGTCGCGGTGCTCGCGGCGGCGGCCGGGCTGCGGGCGCTGCTCGGGATCGTGGTGGTCAACATCTCGGGCCGGCTCTCGCCGCGGATCTCCCGCGAGGCCGAGATGCAGATGCTCGCGGCCGCCGTACGGGCCGAGTTGTCGGCGTACGACCAGCCGGGGTTCAACGACAAGCGGGAGGCGGCCGACCGGGGCGCCGAGGTCGCGCAGCAGCTGCTGACCGACTCGCAGGACCTGATGGCCTGTGTGGCCTCGCTGGTCGCGGCGGCGGGGGTCGTCACCGTGCTGCATCCCGCGCTGCTCCCCCTCTTGCTGCTTGCCGCGCTGCCGCAGGGCATCGCCGGGGTCAAGGCCGCGCGGGTGCACTACGAGGCGTCGCGGGCGATGAGCGCGGAGCGGCGCACGCTGAGTCTGCTGCGGTGGTTCGTGATCGACAAGGACACCGCCGACCAGCTGCGGTCCTGCACGATGGCGCAGTTCCTGCTCGACCGGTACCGGGCGATCGGGCAGCGGGTGGACGCGGCGACCGACAAGGCCGTCCACCAGGGCGCCCGTTACTCGGTGCTCGGGGCGCTCGCGGGCGGGGTCGCGGCCGGGGTGGTGTGGGGCGCGCTGGCCTGGCTGCTCGCCTCCGGGCGGATGTCGGTGGCGTCGGCGGGCACCGCGGTGTTCGCCCTGCGCACGGTCGGCTCCTCGCTGCGGGGTGTGGTCGGCTACGGGACGCGGCTGTTCCGGACCGGGCTCTATCTGGACGACTGGGCGGAGTTCATCGAGGAGGCCGGCGGGCACCGGATGGAGCGGGGCCCGCTGGAGCCGCCCGCGCCGGACGTCGTACGGGCCGAGTCGCTGACGTTCCGCTATCCGGGCAGCGAGCAGCCCGCCCTGGAGAAGGTGACCCTGGAGGTGCGCAAGGGCGAGGTGCTCGCGCTGGTCGGCGAGAACGGCTCCGGCAAGACCACGCTCAGCAAGCTGCTCACCGGGCTCTATCTGCCGAGCGAAGGGGCGGTGACCTGGGACGGGGTGGCGCTGGACCAATGTGATCCGCTCGCCCTGTGGCGGCAGACCGCCGTCGTGCCGCAGGACTTCGCGCACTGGCCGATGTCGGCGCGCGACAACATCACGCTGGGGCAGCCGCACGGGGGTGACGAGGCGGTACGCCGGGCCGCCACCCACTCCGGCGCCGCCGAGGTCGTGGACGGACTGCGGAGCGGGCTCGACACGCTGCTCGCCCGGGAGTGGTTCGGCGGCGTGGAGCTGTCCGGCGGCCAGTGGCAGCGGATCGCGATCGCGCGGGCCTTCCACCGCCCGGCCGGGCTGCTCGTGATGGACGAGCCGACGAGCGCGCTGGACGCGCGGGCCGAGCACCGCATCTTCACCGGGCTTCGGCGGGTGGCCCGGGACCGGGCAGTGGTCCTGGTCACCCACCGGCTCGCGAACGTCGCGGTCGCCGACCGCATCGTCGTACTCGATCGGGGACGGGTCGTCCAGGCGGGCACGTTCGCCGAACTCGTCGCGCAGGACGGCCTGTTCAGGGAGTTGTGGCGGCTCCAGAACGACCGCGGAGTACCGGGACCGCGCCAGGGCGGGGCCGGGGGCGGGTGA
- the glnA gene encoding type I glutamate--ammonia ligase produces the protein MFQNADDAKKFIADNDVKFVDVRFCDLPGVMQHFTIPAKAFDPTEELAFDGSSIRGFQAIHESDMALRADLSTARVDPFRKDKTVNINFFIHDPITGEQYSRDPRNIAKKAEAYLASTGIADTAYFGPEAEFYVFDSVRFETSANQAFYHIDSEAGAWNTGSEENNRGYKVRYKGGYFPAPPVDHFADLRAEISLELENSGLQVERQHHEVGTAGQAEINYKFNTLLAAADDLMLFKYIVKNVAWRNGKTATFMPKPIFGDNGSGMHVHQSLWAGGDPLFYDEQGYAGLSDTARYYIGGILKHAPSLLAFTNPTVNSYHRLVPGFEAPVNMVYSQRNRSAAMRIPITGSNPKAKRVEFRAPDPSSNPYLAFSALLLAGLDGIKNKIEPAEPIDKDLYELAPEEHANVQQVPTSLPAVLEALEADNEYLQAGGVFTSDLIETWIDYKRTHEIAPIQLRPHPHEFELYFDI, from the coding sequence ATGTTCCAGAACGCCGACGACGCGAAGAAGTTCATCGCGGACAACGACGTGAAGTTCGTCGACGTCCGGTTCTGCGACCTGCCGGGCGTGATGCAGCACTTCACGATCCCTGCGAAGGCGTTCGACCCGACCGAGGAGCTGGCCTTCGACGGCTCCTCGATCCGTGGATTCCAGGCGATCCACGAGTCGGACATGGCGCTCCGCGCGGACCTGTCGACGGCGCGCGTCGACCCGTTCCGCAAGGACAAGACGGTCAACATCAACTTCTTCATCCACGACCCGATCACGGGCGAGCAGTACAGCCGCGACCCGCGCAACATCGCCAAGAAGGCCGAGGCCTACCTCGCCTCGACCGGCATCGCGGACACCGCGTACTTCGGCCCCGAGGCCGAGTTCTACGTCTTCGACTCGGTGCGTTTCGAGACCTCCGCGAACCAGGCGTTCTACCACATCGACTCCGAGGCCGGCGCCTGGAACACCGGTTCGGAGGAGAACAACCGCGGCTACAAGGTCCGTTACAAGGGCGGCTACTTCCCGGCCCCGCCGGTCGACCACTTCGCCGACCTGCGTGCCGAGATCTCCCTGGAGCTGGAGAACTCCGGCCTCCAGGTCGAGCGCCAGCACCACGAGGTCGGCACGGCCGGCCAGGCCGAGATCAACTACAAGTTCAACACGCTGCTCGCCGCGGCCGACGACCTGATGCTCTTCAAGTACATCGTGAAGAACGTCGCCTGGCGCAACGGCAAGACCGCGACCTTCATGCCGAAGCCGATCTTCGGCGACAACGGCTCGGGCATGCACGTCCACCAGTCCCTGTGGGCCGGCGGCGACCCGCTGTTCTACGACGAGCAGGGCTACGCGGGCCTCTCGGACACCGCCCGCTACTACATCGGCGGCATCCTCAAGCACGCCCCCTCGCTGCTCGCCTTCACGAACCCGACGGTGAACTCCTACCACCGCCTGGTCCCAGGCTTCGAGGCGCCGGTCAACATGGTGTACTCGCAGCGCAACCGCTCCGCCGCGATGCGCATCCCGATCACGGGCTCGAACCCGAAGGCCAAGCGCGTCGAGTTCCGCGCCCCGGACCCGTCGTCCAACCCGTACCTCGCCTTCTCCGCGCTGCTGCTCGCGGGCCTGGACGGCATCAAGAACAAGATCGAGCCGGCCGAGCCGATCGACAAGGACCTCTACGAGCTGGCCCCCGAGGAGCACGCCAACGTGCAGCAGGTCCCGACCTCGCTGCCGGCCGTCCTGGAGGCCCTTGAGGCGGACAACGAGTACCTCCAGGCCGGCGGTGTCTTCACCTCCGACCTGATCGAGACGTGGATCGACTACAAGCGCACGCACGAGATCGCCCCGATCCAGCTGCGCCCGCACCCGCACGAGTTCGAGCTGTACTTCGACATCTAG
- a CDS encoding RDD family protein, protein MDNRQAIGSWLSGPRAAAEEMGVDFGYRGERLGLPKDGPGSVAPLGRRFGAIFIDWGLCALIAYQLIAHGNTQAANNWALILFLTLSVLTVGTLGFTPGKRLLGLRVVAEEGGRLGIVRVAVRSVLLCLAIPALIWDRDGRGLHDRLARAVQVRI, encoded by the coding sequence GTGGACAACAGGCAAGCAATCGGATCGTGGCTCTCGGGGCCCCGCGCGGCCGCCGAGGAGATGGGCGTCGACTTCGGCTACCGGGGCGAGCGGCTCGGTCTGCCCAAGGACGGGCCCGGCTCGGTGGCGCCGCTCGGCCGGCGCTTCGGCGCCATCTTCATCGACTGGGGCCTGTGCGCCCTGATCGCGTACCAGCTGATCGCGCACGGCAACACGCAGGCCGCCAACAACTGGGCCCTGATCTTGTTCCTCACGCTGAGCGTGCTGACGGTGGGGACCCTCGGCTTCACCCCGGGCAAGCGGCTCCTGGGTCTGCGGGTTGTCGCCGAGGAGGGCGGCCGGCTCGGCATCGTCCGGGTGGCCGTCCGCAGCGTGCTGCTGTGCCTCGCGATCCCCGCGCTGATCTGGGACCGCGACGGCCGCGGCCTGCACGACCGCCTCGCCCGCGCGGTCCAGGTCAGGATCTGA
- a CDS encoding HoxN/HupN/NixA family nickel/cobalt transporter, which translates to MTLSTRTPPEAGAAPPSFHWRREDTVRTGILLAVIAALHVVAFGVLFLLVAPAHYAVGTKTFGVGLGLTAYTLGMRHAFDADHIAAIDNTTRKLMADGKRPVSVGFWFALGHSSVVVVLTALVAGGAHLAGTLMNEDSSAHQVLGVVGTTASGSFLYLIAALNLVALFGILKVFRAMREGAYDEQELEAHLDSRGFMNRLLGRFTKSVSRPGQMFPLGFLFGLGFDTATEVTLMVMAGSGAAAGLPWYAILCLPLLFAAGMSLFDTLDGTFMNFAYQWAFSNPVRKVYYNLTITGLSIAVAFFIGTIELVGVLHEKLGLDDPVSGWVASLNMDNVGFVIVGLFVVVWAAALAYWRLAKVEQKWVRRAEG; encoded by the coding sequence ATGACCCTGTCCACCCGCACGCCCCCCGAGGCGGGCGCCGCCCCGCCGTCCTTCCACTGGCGCCGCGAGGACACCGTTCGCACCGGCATCCTGCTCGCGGTCATAGCCGCGCTCCATGTCGTCGCATTCGGCGTCCTGTTCCTGCTCGTGGCCCCCGCGCACTACGCCGTCGGCACCAAGACCTTCGGCGTCGGCCTCGGCCTCACCGCGTACACCCTCGGCATGCGGCACGCGTTCGACGCCGACCACATCGCGGCGATCGACAACACCACCCGCAAGCTGATGGCCGACGGCAAGCGGCCGGTGTCCGTCGGGTTCTGGTTCGCGCTCGGTCACTCCAGCGTGGTCGTGGTCCTGACCGCCCTGGTGGCCGGCGGCGCACACCTCGCGGGCACCCTCATGAACGAGGACTCCAGCGCCCACCAGGTACTCGGCGTCGTCGGAACCACCGCCTCCGGCTCCTTCCTCTACCTCATCGCCGCGCTCAACCTGGTCGCCCTGTTCGGCATCCTGAAGGTGTTCCGCGCGATGCGCGAGGGCGCGTACGACGAGCAGGAGCTCGAAGCGCACCTGGACTCGCGGGGGTTCATGAACCGTCTTCTGGGCCGCTTCACCAAGTCCGTCTCGCGGCCCGGCCAGATGTTCCCGCTGGGCTTCCTGTTCGGCCTGGGCTTCGACACCGCGACCGAGGTCACGCTGATGGTGATGGCCGGCTCGGGCGCCGCCGCCGGACTGCCCTGGTACGCGATCCTCTGCCTGCCGCTGCTGTTCGCCGCCGGGATGAGCCTGTTCGACACGCTGGACGGCACGTTCATGAACTTCGCCTACCAGTGGGCGTTCTCGAACCCGGTGCGCAAGGTCTACTACAACCTCACCATCACCGGTCTCTCGATCGCGGTGGCGTTCTTCATCGGCACCATCGAACTGGTCGGTGTCCTGCACGAGAAGCTCGGCCTGGACGACCCGGTGAGCGGCTGGGTCGCCTCCCTGAACATGGACAACGTGGGCTTCGTGATCGTCGGCCTGTTCGTGGTGGTGTGGGCGGCGGCGCTGGCGTACTGGCGGCTGGCGAAGGTGGAACAGAAGTGGGTGCGGCGGGCGGAGGGCTGA
- a CDS encoding arsenate reductase family protein yields the protein MEIWINPACSKCRSAVTLLDAEGADYTVRRYLEDVPSKEEIRAVLGRLGLEPWDITRTQEPAARELGLKDWPRDEGARERWVTALAEHPKLIQRPIITADDGTAVVARTDDAVRDVLSR from the coding sequence ATGGAGATCTGGATCAACCCGGCCTGTTCGAAGTGCCGCAGCGCGGTGACCCTGCTGGACGCGGAGGGCGCCGACTACACGGTGCGCCGCTACCTCGAAGACGTGCCGTCGAAGGAGGAGATCCGGGCCGTGCTCGGCCGGCTCGGCCTCGAACCGTGGGACATCACGCGCACCCAGGAGCCCGCCGCCAGGGAGCTCGGCCTCAAGGACTGGCCGCGTGACGAGGGCGCGCGCGAGCGCTGGGTGACCGCGCTCGCCGAGCACCCCAAGCTGATCCAGCGCCCGATCATCACGGCGGACGACGGCACCGCGGTGGTCGCCCGCACCGACGACGCCGTACGCGACGTCCTGTCCCGCTAG
- a CDS encoding ArsR/SmtB family transcription factor: MHLVPAERAGHRTIDGHRVCDAVAAIGDPDRVRAWASRFSLLADPNRLALLLALHRAGPLAVSDLAVATGMRDPAVSQALRLLRAAGAVAGEKEGRVVRYRLVDGATARLLDAYGADVPG, from the coding sequence ATGCATCTCGTACCCGCCGAGCGCGCCGGCCACCGCACCATCGACGGCCACCGGGTCTGCGACGCCGTCGCGGCCATCGGTGACCCGGACCGGGTGCGGGCCTGGGCGAGCCGGTTCTCCCTGCTCGCCGACCCCAACCGGCTCGCGCTGCTGCTCGCCCTGCACCGGGCGGGTCCGCTCGCCGTCTCCGATCTGGCGGTGGCGACCGGCATGCGCGACCCGGCCGTCTCGCAGGCCCTGCGGCTGCTGCGGGCCGCCGGTGCGGTCGCCGGGGAGAAGGAGGGGCGGGTGGTGCGCTACCGGTTGGTGGACGGGGCGACGGCACGTCTGCTCGACGCGTACGGCGCGGACGTACCCGGTTGA